One genomic segment of Primulina tabacum isolate GXHZ01 chromosome 9, ASM2559414v2, whole genome shotgun sequence includes these proteins:
- the LOC142556346 gene encoding uncharacterized protein LOC142556346 isoform X5, with protein sequence MCGIRVRKRREILSFKGNDNADAVEELRAMENHYVPNGVLLLASEEFEKEKGGSQSDDPEVEYDEEDENVLEDMEGPSGGNADPRNRKRKASVKLQGSKRKKQRAKASQIVADNVHIEKIENSHQGGVLTVQKSLSQKEKKTDYDAKDNVENNEESPAPLDKSDLPVDGMKLNGEVQKNDKAIEDTKIASKETKKVPSRSARRKYAKRRWMREMANIQKKNAVCESEGLRNWKEDQANAESKKVDGQSKGLKKWKKHQALSECNMVDGLPKGLLCWKQSPQNNPRTGKKWQQNQTSWLHEHPNQNNDSDVHEHITRINGDVHEQPTQNNDDAHEQPTHNDEDTHELPNQNGDTAKQSILESDEEHEVVPIVIRPGHIRFEPFEKAEQDVQPTLETTQWNGITSKKKGQKWGLANSPFISRNGYKNPDNDNSKVFANETREQPIGEIDFEKLPTLPGMPKEGDLLAYRILELSTTWTPEISAYRVGKVSFYNTESNQAILAPASDYPIVSKKADEGEAEPLDNSLYKEDGWLEIDFSSLVDVRIIKDGSSGSVNVDASLVSEGPLDNKKASKPGSSSRINTQTEISGTETGELNQSEETVPPSAETGDLNVWDQISEALDAKKEKVSQESSWGKTNKKLQVVDRTSFVKNAKMVRPSQGNRWRKNASRVQQLGENSPQKQSSARKSWSYKALRESALGPTMDILRSREEI encoded by the exons ATGTGTGGAATTAGAGTCAGGAAGAGGAGagaaattttatcttttaaggGAAATGATAACGCTGATGCTGTTGAGGAACTGAGAGCCATGGAGAACCATTATGTGCCAAATGGTGTCTTGCTTTTGGCAAGTGAGGAATTTGAGAAAGAAAAAGGAGGTTCACAGAGTGATGACCCTGAAGTTGAATATGACGAGGAAGATGAAAATGTTTTGGAAGATATGGAAGGTCCTTCTGGTGGAAATGCCGATCcaagaaatcgaaaaaggaAAGCATCAGTGAAACTCCAAGGCTCTAA GAGGAAGAAACAGCGGGCTAAGGCCTCTCAGATTGTTGCGGACAACGTTCACATAGAAAAAATCGAAAACTCTCATCAGGGAGGAGTCCTTACAGTGCAGAAAAGCCTTTCTCAAAAGGAGAAAAAAACTGATTATGATGCCAAAGATAACGTGGAAAACAATGAGGAAAGTCCTGCCCCACTTGACAAGAGTGATTTGCCTGTGGATGGCATGAAGCT AAACGGTGAAGTTCAAAAGAATGACAAGGCCATTGAGGATACCAAAATTGCCTCGAAGGAAACTAAAAAG GTTCCAAGTAGAAGTGCCAGGCGGAAATATGCGAAAAGGCGATGGATGAGGGAAATGGCAaatatacaaaagaaaaatgcaGTCTGCGAATCAGAGGGTCTT CGAAATTGGAAAGAGGACCAAGCTAACGCTGAAAGTAAAAAAGTGGATGGCCAATCAAAAGGACTT AAAAAGTGGAAAAAACACCAAGCGCTTTCTGAATGTAATATGGTGGATGGCCTACCAAAGGGATTG CTATGTTGGAAGCAATCCCCTCAAAATAATCCTCGTACTGGCAAAAAATGGCAACAGAATCAAACTAGTTGGCTTCATGAACATCCAAATCAAAATAATGATAGTGATGTACATGAGCACATTACTCGGATCAATGGTGATGTACACGAGCAGCCGACTCAAAATAATGATGATGCACATGAACAGCCAACACATAATGATGAGGATACTCATGAACTGCCAAATCAAAATGGAGACACAGCTAAGCAGTCAATTCTGGAAAGTGATGAGGAGCATGAAGTTGTTCCCATTGTAATAAGGCCAGGACATATCCGCTTTGAACCTTTTGAAAAAG cagAACAAGATGTCCAGCCAACTTTG GAAACCACCCAGTGGAATGGGATTACTAGCAAGAAGAAGGGCCAAAAATGGGGATTGGCCAATTCTCCATTTATTTCACGGAATGGCTATAAAAATCCAGACAATGACAATTCCAAAGTATTTGCAAATGAAACAAGGGAACAACCGATAGGAGAAATCGACTTTGAGAAGCTTCCTACTCTTCCTGGCATGCCTAAG GAAGGTGATCTCCTTGCATATCGTATTCTGGAGTTATCGACAACCTGGACCCCAGAGATTTCAGCATATCGA GTTGGAAAAGTATCTTTTTACAACACTGAATCCAATCAGGCAATATTGGCACCAGCATCAGATTATCCAATTGTTTCCAAGAAGGCGGATGAGGGTGAAGCTGAACCCCTAGATAACTCTCTTTATAAAGAAGATGGTTGGTTGGAG ATTGATTTTTCATCACTTGTTGATGTCCGTATTATCAAGGATGGAAGTTCAGGTTCAGTTAACGTAGATGCTAGTTTGGTGAGTGAGGGTCCTCTGGACAACAAAAAAGCTTCAAAACCAGGGTCATCTAGCCGCATCAATACACAAACAGAGATATCCGGCACAG AGACTGGAGAACTAAACCAGAGTGAAGAAACAGTACCCCCTTCTGCAG AAACTGGGGATTTGAACGTTTGGGACCAAATCAGTGAGGCCCTAGATGCCAAAAAGGAAAAAGTATCACAAGAAAGTAGTTGGGGCAAAACTAACAAGAAGCTTCAAGTAGTTGACAGAACAAGTTTTGTAAAGAATGCTAAAATGGTACGACCATCACAAGGAAATAGATGGAGGAAGAATGCCTCGAGGGTACAACAATTGGGGGAAAATAGTCCTCAGAAACAGAGTTCAGCTCGTAAATCATGGTCCTATAAAGCTCTGAGAGAAAGTGCGCTTGGCCCAACAATGGATATCCTAAGATCACGAGAGGAGATATGA